The Daphnia carinata strain CSIRO-1 chromosome 9, CSIRO_AGI_Dcar_HiC_V3, whole genome shotgun sequence nucleotide sequence tcttgtttctgtttggTTTTCCTGTATTACTCACACATACTGTTTTTAGAACCCACTCAGATCTATAGGTATCTTCGCACACCTCACTTTCTTTCGGTAGTATTTATTAAATgttaaataaagttaaaattgaattggaataaatttttttctccaatAGCCCATTTTCCTTCATCGTACTCTGAGCTACATGAATGGAAGGTGCACCAGAAACCatcaaaacaggaaaacttGCAAACTGGTGAATTTGCTAgacaacaaaattcaaaagaattctCAGAATGATGTAAATACTCGGTCTAAATTTATGACATTGACTTTTCTTGGATTCTATGATCCAAAAGGTAAAAGCTCTGTGGTTACTTTTAttcattgtaaaaaaatttatgaatcGTTACATATGCCACAGTAAATGGCTGTCGGGAACCGGTGAAAGTCGAAACCCTTCTATTACAAATtggacataaaaaaagaaaagacgtcTCCTCGCCAATTATGCAGG carries:
- the LOC130700841 gene encoding polycomb protein SUZ12-like; translated protein: MNGRCTRNHQNRKTCKLVNLLDNKIQKNSQNDVNTRSKFMTLTFLGFYDPKVNGCREPVKVETLLLQIGHKKRKDVSSPIMQISVGTTEVCINPSEESPPPKAPTVSISTEDLSFRNGQQGNSYVLLLRVSAPVISEIPLIWLKFIY